A section of the Anabaena cylindrica PCC 7122 genome encodes:
- a CDS encoding glycosyltransferase family 2 protein: MTNINPMVTVIIPAYNAAQFLPAAITSVQQQTYSDWELLIINDGSTDDTVAVVRQYQETNHCIHLIHQRNQGVSTARNLGIEKSRGKIIAFLDADDQWLPDKLQQHLQHFQSHPRLGVSFSQVEILTPAGEPTGQVSSSRLTDLKPEHLLSENPTTTTSNWVVRKEVFAQVGGFSPDMSYSEDLEWLLRVICTGVWEIAGINQVLTRYRTSSAGLSSNLYRMETGWNQLVEKAKIYAPQLVENYFALAQALHLRYLARRAFRLKLPAAVGVDFMSRALVSDWRLLFHQPRRSLFTLMAVFGGLVMEKIFFTQRRRVTERKS, translated from the coding sequence ATGACAAATATTAACCCCATGGTGACAGTAATTATTCCCGCTTACAATGCCGCTCAGTTTTTACCAGCAGCCATAACATCTGTTCAACAACAAACTTACTCTGACTGGGAATTATTAATAATAAATGATGGTTCTACGGATGACACAGTTGCAGTTGTCAGGCAATATCAAGAAACAAATCATTGCATTCATTTAATTCATCAACGAAATCAAGGAGTTTCTACCGCTCGTAATTTAGGAATCGAAAAAAGCAGAGGTAAAATAATTGCTTTTCTCGATGCTGATGATCAATGGCTTCCCGATAAACTTCAACAACACCTGCAACATTTTCAATCTCATCCCCGGTTAGGAGTGAGCTTTTCACAAGTCGAAATCCTCACCCCCGCAGGTGAACCAACTGGACAAGTTTCTAGTTCCCGTTTAACTGACTTAAAACCAGAGCATTTACTTTCAGAAAACCCTACGACTACTACTTCTAATTGGGTAGTTCGTAAAGAGGTATTTGCTCAAGTAGGAGGCTTTTCTCCTGACATGAGTTATTCCGAAGATTTGGAATGGTTACTGCGGGTAATCTGCACTGGTGTTTGGGAAATTGCGGGGATAAACCAGGTGTTAACTCGCTATCGTACCAGTTCCGCTGGGCTGTCATCAAATTTGTATCGGATGGAAACAGGTTGGAATCAACTGGTGGAGAAGGCGAAAATCTATGCTCCACAATTGGTTGAAAATTATTTTGCTTTGGCTCAAGCTCTGCATTTGCGTTATCTGGCTCGACGGGCTTTTCGGTTAAAGTTACCGGCTGCGGTGGGGGTGGATTTTATGAGTCGTGCTTTGGTTTCTGATTGGCGGTTGTTGTTTCATCAGCCACGACGGAGTTTGTTTACTTTGATGGCTGTGTTTGGGGGGTTGGTGATGGAAAAGATTTTTTTCACGCAGAGACGCAGAGTCACAGAGAGGAAGAGTTGA
- a CDS encoding glycosyltransferase family 2 protein, with translation MPKISVIIPVYNSEKTVAETLESVLAQTYGNLEIIIVDDGATDKSIEICRQFKDKRIKIIHQQNRGLAGARNTGIRHAKGEFLAFVDSDDLWLPEKLEKHLQHLQRSPQVGVSFSRSLFIDDQSKPLGIYQMPKLKNITPEYLFCRNPISNGSSVVIRRDVLTAIKFEANVHGEVEDFYFDDRFRQSEDIECWLRIALQTTWKIEGIPEALTLYRLNSGGLSANLFKQYESWEQILIKTQVYNPEFIEQWGDKARAYQLRYLARRATRQRSSRMAVTLINQALGTYWQIILEEPRRTFISFIAAYLLWLLPKSIYQWLEKLIMQITGANQQKRIQKEQMS, from the coding sequence ATGCCTAAAATATCTGTAATTATTCCTGTTTATAATTCTGAGAAAACGGTTGCTGAAACTCTGGAGTCTGTTCTGGCACAAACCTATGGAAATTTAGAAATTATTATTGTTGATGATGGTGCGACTGATAAAAGTATTGAGATTTGTCGGCAGTTTAAGGATAAGCGAATTAAGATTATTCATCAACAAAATCGCGGTTTGGCTGGGGCAAGAAATACAGGAATTCGTCACGCGAAAGGGGAGTTTTTAGCTTTTGTTGATAGTGATGATTTATGGTTGCCAGAAAAGTTAGAAAAGCATCTTCAACATTTGCAGCGTTCGCCGCAGGTGGGGGTGAGTTTTTCTCGGTCTTTATTTATTGATGATCAGAGTAAACCTTTGGGTATTTATCAAATGCCTAAGTTAAAAAATATTACTCCAGAATATCTGTTCTGTCGTAATCCTATTAGTAATGGATCTTCGGTTGTAATTCGTAGGGATGTTTTAACGGCTATTAAGTTTGAAGCTAATGTTCATGGGGAGGTGGAAGATTTTTATTTTGATGATCGTTTTCGTCAATCTGAAGATATTGAATGTTGGTTACGTATTGCTCTCCAAACAACTTGGAAAATAGAAGGTATTCCTGAGGCACTTACTCTTTATCGTTTAAATAGCGGTGGTTTGTCGGCTAATCTTTTTAAACAATATGAATCTTGGGAACAAATTCTGATCAAAACCCAAGTTTATAATCCTGAGTTTATTGAGCAATGGGGCGATAAAGCTAGAGCCTATCAACTACGATATTTAGCACGACGAGCTACAAGACAAAGATCTTCACGAATGGCAGTTACTTTAATTAACCAAGCTTTGGGGACTTATTGGCAGATTATTTTGGAGGAACCTCGACGCACTTTCATCTCTTTTATTGCTGCCTATTTATTATGGTTGCTGCCAAAATCAATCTACCAATGGCTAGAGAAATTAATCATGCAAATCACTGGAGCAAATCAGCAAAAACGTATTCAAAAAGAACAAATGAGTTAG
- the pssD gene encoding PssD/Cps14F family polysaccharide biosynthesis glycosyltransferase: protein MTVLLVCSSGGHFKALQQLRPFWENQDRVWVTFRTATTEADLTEEKVYWAYSPTNRNLPNLFRNLFLAWRLLRQTRPDVIISTGAGVAVPFLILGKLLGSKTVFIESVTRIHTLSLSAKLVLPFLSVLYVQWPQLQVRYPQAELVIPQEVLSY from the coding sequence ATGACAGTTTTATTAGTTTGTTCTTCTGGTGGACATTTTAAGGCTCTGCAACAATTACGTCCTTTTTGGGAAAATCAAGATCGAGTTTGGGTGACTTTTCGCACTGCAACTACCGAAGCTGATTTAACTGAAGAAAAGGTTTATTGGGCTTATAGTCCTACTAATCGTAATCTTCCTAATTTGTTCAGAAATCTGTTTCTAGCTTGGCGACTACTTAGGCAAACTCGACCAGATGTCATTATCTCTACTGGTGCTGGTGTTGCTGTTCCTTTTCTGATTTTGGGCAAATTATTGGGTAGCAAAACGGTATTTATTGAATCGGTAACTCGGATTCATACTTTAAGTCTATCGGCTAAGTTAGTTTTACCTTTTCTCAGTGTTTTATATGTGCAGTGGCCACAACTGCAAGTCCGTTATCCTCAAGCTGAACTTGTGATTCCCCAGGAGGTTTTAAGTTATTAA
- a CDS encoding glycosyltransferase encodes MILVTVGTEQYPFNRLMQWIEVLLQSEIIQEEVVVQYGKSTILPAGAKVYQFLKEDKFQDLIKQARIVIAHCGEGTLLLLDSLDKPYILVSRSQEFKEHVDDHQVELGLALSQINVPIAWCPGDLVRFIDAPRRVSVADVSQASAIALCQSLQSRFGQNLKDDRLQKRQEVKSIN; translated from the coding sequence ATGATTTTAGTCACAGTTGGCACAGAACAATATCCTTTTAATCGGCTGATGCAATGGATTGAGGTATTGTTACAGTCAGAAATTATTCAAGAAGAAGTAGTTGTTCAATATGGAAAATCAACTATTTTACCTGCTGGTGCAAAGGTGTACCAATTTCTGAAAGAAGACAAGTTTCAAGATTTGATCAAACAAGCGCGAATAGTGATTGCCCATTGTGGTGAAGGAACTTTACTGCTTTTGGATTCTTTGGATAAGCCTTATATTTTAGTCTCGCGCAGTCAAGAGTTTAAAGAACACGTTGATGATCATCAGGTCGAACTCGGTTTAGCACTATCACAAATTAATGTTCCTATTGCTTGGTGTCCCGGAGATTTGGTGCGGTTTATAGATGCCCCTAGAAGGGTTTCTGTTGCCGATGTTTCTCAAGCTAGTGCGATCGCTCTTTGTCAGAGTTTACAATCTCGCTTTGGTCAAAATCTCAAGGATGATAGATTACAAAAAAGGCAGGAGGTTAAGAGTATCAATTAA
- a CDS encoding sugar transferase — translation MTFQTKAITPLVTNRFHNTLLVQLPSRLTVIEAVSFRKYFQELLEDSSITKIILDFGQTTIIDSSGIGSLITNIKSAKAKNIQLTVWSPNPQVKLAFSLVGLDKILNIQADTEAIIPTVSRKSQQRPPLTHASVRSPMKRTMDIVGAILGLGVTAVLFVPIAIAIKLDSPGPILFSQTRCGWMGRRFRIWKFRSMVTNAEALKSTINNQASGAFFKNDHDPRITRVGRFLRKTSLDEFPQFWNILKGDMSLIGTRPPTQDELEQYEIFNWQRLDVRPGLSGEWQVNGRSKIRNFEDVVKLDLRYQENWSLGYDVKLILKTFIVVFNKDSGAA, via the coding sequence ATGACTTTTCAGACTAAAGCAATTACACCCTTAGTTACTAATCGTTTTCATAATACTCTTTTAGTACAGTTACCATCTCGATTAACTGTGATAGAGGCTGTATCTTTTCGGAAGTATTTTCAAGAATTGCTGGAAGATTCTAGTATCACTAAAATCATTTTAGATTTTGGTCAAACGACAATTATTGATAGTAGTGGTATTGGTTCACTCATTACTAATATCAAGTCTGCAAAGGCTAAAAACATTCAATTAACTGTTTGGAGTCCTAACCCCCAGGTGAAATTAGCATTTTCCTTGGTTGGTTTGGATAAAATATTGAATATTCAAGCCGATACTGAGGCAATTATCCCTACTGTAAGCCGTAAATCTCAACAGCGTCCACCTTTAACCCATGCTTCGGTGCGATCGCCTATGAAACGGACAATGGACATTGTAGGGGCTATTCTGGGCTTGGGTGTGACTGCCGTACTGTTCGTTCCCATTGCGATCGCTATCAAACTTGATAGTCCTGGGCCTATACTATTTAGTCAGACCCGTTGTGGTTGGATGGGAAGACGGTTTCGCATTTGGAAGTTTCGCTCAATGGTAACTAATGCTGAGGCTCTCAAATCTACCATTAATAATCAAGCTTCTGGTGCTTTTTTTAAAAATGATCATGACCCCCGCATTACCCGTGTTGGTCGCTTTCTTCGCAAAACTAGCTTAGATGAATTTCCTCAATTCTGGAATATACTAAAAGGAGATATGAGTTTAATTGGTACTCGTCCACCCACCCAAGATGAGTTAGAACAATACGAAATTTTTAATTGGCAAAGATTAGATGTCAGACCAGGTTTGAGTGGTGAATGGCAAGTCAATGGCCGCTCAAAAATTCGCAACTTTGAAGATGTAGTTAAACTTGATTTACGCTACCAAGAAAATTGGAGTCTTGGTTACGATGTCAAATTAATTTTGAAAACATTTATTGTCGTTTTCAATAAAGATTCAGGAGCTGCATAA
- a CDS encoding ATP-binding protein, with protein sequence METNLLLHHYNLQVVSDIDAMATVVEWFNQFNNKQISYQTWLEGQTALLEGFTNVVRHAHKHLSPETLVDLEVQMSPEYFQICIWDQGDVFDLEAAIESFNQETSQSEFNPLDHEFQWGCIFFLKLREDYGWTISYTRNLENRNCLLLKKQLGIL encoded by the coding sequence ATGGAAACAAATTTATTGCTCCATCATTACAATCTACAAGTTGTTAGCGATATTGACGCAATGGCAACAGTTGTGGAATGGTTTAATCAATTCAACAACAAACAGATATCTTATCAAACCTGGCTAGAAGGACAGACTGCTTTACTGGAAGGTTTTACAAATGTAGTACGTCATGCCCACAAACACCTTAGTCCTGAAACTCTTGTTGATTTAGAAGTACAAATGTCTCCTGAATATTTCCAAATCTGTATTTGGGATCAAGGTGATGTTTTTGATTTAGAAGCAGCTATAGAAAGTTTCAATCAAGAAACTAGCCAAAGCGAATTTAATCCTTTAGATCATGAATTTCAATGGGGTTGTATTTTTTTCCTGAAGCTCAGAGAAGACTATGGCTGGACGATTAGTTATACGCGTAATTTAGAAAATAGGAACTGCTTACTACTGAAAAAGCAACTAGGTATTTTATGA
- a CDS encoding STAS domain-containing protein, with translation MSTSHTFMDSQVKMIQPQGIFNSKNGQQLLEEVDQLTSDIKTILIDFQDVTFMDSSGFSALLVTLKTVRQKNVRLVICSINEQIKMIFDMTNTNQVFEVLPDQASFI, from the coding sequence ATGTCTACTTCACATACATTTATGGATTCGCAAGTAAAAATGATTCAGCCTCAAGGCATTTTTAACAGTAAGAATGGACAACAACTTCTTGAAGAAGTTGATCAACTAACCTCTGATATCAAAACCATTTTGATTGATTTTCAAGATGTTACATTTATGGATAGTTCTGGTTTTAGTGCCTTGCTAGTAACCCTAAAAACAGTTCGACAAAAAAATGTTAGATTGGTAATTTGTTCTATCAACGAGCAAATAAAAATGATATTTGATATGACTAATACAAATCAAGTTTTTGAAGTGTTACCTGATCAAGCATCATTTATATAA
- a CDS encoding PP2C family protein-serine/threonine phosphatase: MLEISDQKIKILVIDDDRIIQIVLKQTLQGQGYEVILASSGTQGVEQAYQHHPALIICDWQMDEMDGLEVCRIIKSEPSLSTTFFILLTARTAIADRVEGLDNGADDFLSKPIDVSELKARVRAGLRLYQTNQELQRLAQDLQIQKQLLETELNEAAEYVKSILPESMSGLVTINSRFLPSSQLGGDCFDYYWLDKDNLVIYLLDVSGHGLAAAFPSIFVHNLLRSQSLPKANFYQPSAVLNALNEVFHMEKHNARYFTIWYGVFNRISNQLTYSTAGHPPALLLSQSTESSIDIKQLITPSMPIGAFAESEYQNAVCDIQASSKIYVFSDGVYEIEQPDGSLWNLNGFINLLTRYNQKNEMDLDDIIEGIKTETGNQLFTDDCSLLEISFTSIEL, encoded by the coding sequence ATGTTGGAAATATCTGATCAGAAAATTAAAATTTTAGTCATTGATGATGATCGAATTATTCAAATAGTTCTTAAACAAACACTGCAAGGACAGGGATATGAAGTTATTCTCGCTTCTAGCGGTACACAAGGTGTAGAGCAAGCTTATCAACATCATCCAGCCTTGATTATTTGTGATTGGCAAATGGATGAAATGGATGGCTTAGAGGTATGCCGCATTATTAAATCTGAACCATCTTTATCAACAACATTTTTCATTCTTCTTACCGCCCGCACAGCCATTGCAGATAGAGTTGAAGGTTTAGACAATGGTGCGGATGATTTCTTGAGCAAACCCATTGATGTAAGTGAACTAAAAGCACGAGTGCGAGCAGGACTGAGATTATATCAAACTAATCAAGAACTTCAGAGATTAGCCCAAGATTTACAAATCCAAAAACAGCTTTTAGAAACAGAATTGAATGAAGCTGCTGAGTATGTAAAATCTATTCTTCCTGAATCAATGTCAGGATTAGTGACAATAAATTCTAGGTTTTTGCCTTCCAGTCAATTGGGTGGTGATTGTTTTGATTACTATTGGTTAGATAAAGATAACTTAGTTATTTATTTGTTGGATGTTTCAGGACATGGATTAGCTGCGGCTTTTCCTTCAATTTTTGTACATAATTTACTGCGATCGCAAAGTCTCCCTAAAGCCAACTTTTATCAACCATCAGCAGTTCTCAATGCCTTGAATGAAGTTTTTCACATGGAAAAGCATAACGCCCGTTACTTTACCATTTGGTATGGAGTTTTTAACCGCATTTCTAATCAATTAACTTATTCTACTGCTGGACATCCACCAGCTTTATTACTTTCTCAATCAACTGAATCTAGTATAGATATTAAACAGTTAATTACTCCCAGTATGCCAATTGGAGCATTTGCAGAATCAGAATACCAGAATGCTGTATGTGACATTCAAGCATCTAGTAAAATTTATGTTTTTAGCGATGGAGTATATGAAATTGAACAGCCTGATGGTAGTCTCTGGAATTTGAATGGGTTTATTAATTTATTGACAAGATATAATCAAAAAAATGAAATGGATTTAGATGATATTATAGAAGGTATTAAAACAGAAACAGGAAATCAACTTTTTACAGATGATTGCTCTTTATTAGAAATAAGTTTTACCTCAATTGAACTTTAA
- a CDS encoding response regulator: MTNDREIESKQFSLDPDQFAALFPFHLVIDRSMKIVQAGGVLQRILEPILIVGSSLEEHFRINRPNCPANFAAISKHTRLQASPSLFLLQSHHKEMQLKGEMVYLEASDHLLFLASPWITDIADLKKLDLKLDDFPLYDSVSDYLFLLQAKNSALTDAKKLTARLTSQRAELRATASRLRTVIESLQAGVLLEDETRHVILANQEFCDQFGIPVAPEALQGVDCQQAAQTSKQLFAEPEKFIQRVDEILSQDQIVLNEELQLQDGRIFEQDYIPIVVDQKFYGHLWKYHDITQRKQAENALRLSEERLKLALGAVDEGLWDWNLVSGEVYRSPRWFTMLGYTPEELEHDIKLKIRLIHPEDLSVMQQRLIAHIKGETPFYEVELRFFTKSGEWKWILDRGKLVSRDSQGRAARMVGTHLDITERKRSEAALQQQYKRVLLLKQITEEIRQSLQSEKILQTTVTEVQRILQCDRVVIFQVNPDGNGKVVQEAVVPGWSVTLNQDINDPCLKDGYFDFYRHGRMTVISDIEKAGFQPCHVEFLQQFQVKANLVVPILVREDLWGLLIAHQCDRPRQWTELELDLLKHLADQMGIALTQAQLLTQETHQANLLALQNEELNLAKQTAETANMAKSNFLATMSHEIRTPMNAIIGMSGMLLDTSLTSEQLDCVETIRNSSNALLTIINDILDFSKIESGKLELEAQPFDLRLCVEEALDLLAPQAASKGIELMYLIATDVPIFIIGDITRLRQILWNLMSNAIKFTKVGEVMVTITAREMVSTSGCYELQFAVRDTGIGIPRDRLHRLFKPFSQVDVSMTRRYGGTGLGLVISKRLCEIMGGRMWVDSQPNQGSTFYFTVIFPVDSSAINSSISTDPELLNQRLLLAVDNINLRQCLTLRLQSLGLEVQVVESNTAMLQHLEQEKPFALAILDIDSPDWNALNLPAKIRDIPKQRDLPLVMLSYKGKQTLEVKQVSAEFTAFLYKPVRQYQLYHTLLHIIQGSWFTKVIKDSTDSIIPSYSRLSKPDLPTIDTKLSKSLPLKILLVEDVLINQKIALQMLNRLGYRADVANDGHEALEALQRQLYDVVFMDIQMPEMDGWETTLRIRSDFSQDAQPWIIAMTAHARPEDRQECLSIGMNDYISKPISLEGLEAVLKQYGTQQHQGIEPVTDQVLTSSQEQTVIDHSILEDLRNMAGSEGDRLIAELIQVYLEDAPARIQAIQDALTSENITNLKKMAHALRSPSVSIGAVNLGKICETLEDTAQHLSLAQITDLVNRIKSEYQNVISALESF, encoded by the coding sequence ATGACAAATGATCGGGAAATCGAATCAAAACAATTTAGTCTTGACCCTGACCAATTTGCAGCTTTGTTCCCTTTTCATTTGGTTATAGATCGAAGCATGAAGATTGTCCAAGCGGGTGGAGTGCTTCAGCGTATTCTAGAACCTATTTTAATTGTTGGTAGTTCTCTAGAAGAACACTTCCGCATTAATCGCCCCAACTGTCCAGCCAACTTTGCAGCCATTAGCAAACATACGCGTTTGCAGGCTTCCCCATCACTGTTTTTGTTGCAATCTCACCACAAGGAAATGCAGCTAAAAGGAGAGATGGTATATCTAGAGGCATCTGATCATCTGCTGTTTCTTGCTTCTCCCTGGATTACTGATATTGCAGATTTAAAAAAACTGGACTTAAAGCTAGATGATTTTCCTCTCTATGATTCTGTTTCAGATTATTTGTTTCTTTTACAGGCCAAGAATTCAGCCTTGACAGATGCCAAAAAACTCACTGCCAGACTTACATCTCAGCGGGCTGAATTACGAGCAACAGCATCAAGATTGAGAACAGTGATTGAAAGTTTACAGGCTGGTGTGTTATTGGAAGACGAAACCCGACACGTTATCCTAGCAAATCAGGAATTTTGTGATCAGTTTGGCATTCCCGTTGCTCCAGAAGCTTTACAAGGCGTAGATTGTCAGCAAGCAGCACAGACGAGCAAACAACTCTTTGCTGAACCAGAAAAGTTTATCCAGCGTGTGGATGAGATCCTCAGCCAGGATCAAATAGTTCTCAATGAAGAATTGCAATTGCAAGATGGGCGAATTTTTGAACAGGATTATATACCTATTGTGGTTGACCAAAAATTTTATGGTCATCTGTGGAAATACCACGATATTACCCAACGCAAACAAGCTGAAAATGCACTACGGCTAAGTGAAGAACGGTTAAAGCTGGCTTTAGGGGCTGTAGATGAAGGACTCTGGGACTGGAATCTGGTGAGTGGGGAAGTTTATCGTAGTCCACGTTGGTTTACAATGCTTGGTTATACGCCAGAAGAGCTAGAACACGATATCAAGCTGAAAATTCGGTTGATCCATCCAGAGGATCTGTCAGTTATGCAACAGCGACTGATCGCACATATCAAGGGGGAGACACCTTTTTATGAGGTAGAATTACGATTTTTTACCAAATCTGGAGAATGGAAGTGGATTCTAGATCGGGGTAAGTTAGTTAGCCGCGATTCTCAAGGTAGAGCGGCGAGAATGGTGGGAACCCATTTAGATATTACTGAACGCAAACGCTCAGAAGCCGCACTACAACAACAATATAAACGGGTGCTATTGCTCAAGCAAATTACAGAAGAAATTCGTCAGTCCTTACAATCGGAAAAAATTCTACAGACAACGGTGACGGAAGTGCAACGGATTTTGCAGTGCGATCGCGTGGTTATCTTTCAAGTTAACCCTGATGGTAATGGCAAAGTTGTCCAGGAGGCAGTAGTTCCAGGATGGTCAGTCACTCTCAACCAAGATATCAATGATCCTTGTCTAAAGGATGGATACTTTGACTTTTATCGTCATGGACGGATGACTGTGATTTCCGATATAGAGAAAGCAGGATTTCAACCTTGCCATGTGGAATTTTTACAGCAGTTTCAGGTGAAAGCCAATCTGGTTGTCCCAATTTTAGTGCGGGAAGATTTATGGGGATTATTAATTGCTCATCAGTGCGATCGCCCTAGACAATGGACGGAATTAGAATTAGATCTCCTCAAACACTTGGCTGATCAAATGGGTATTGCCCTCACCCAAGCACAGTTACTGACTCAAGAAACCCATCAAGCCAATCTCTTAGCACTGCAAAATGAAGAACTAAATCTGGCCAAGCAAACAGCAGAGACTGCCAACATGGCCAAAAGCAATTTCCTGGCCACCATGAGCCATGAAATTCGCACCCCTATGAATGCCATCATCGGCATGAGTGGAATGCTTTTGGATACTAGCTTGACTTCTGAGCAACTCGACTGTGTGGAAACCATCCGCAATAGTAGCAATGCACTACTGACAATTATTAATGATATTCTTGACTTTTCTAAGATTGAATCTGGCAAATTAGAGTTAGAAGCACAGCCTTTTGATTTGCGTCTTTGTGTGGAAGAAGCCCTAGATTTGCTGGCTCCCCAAGCGGCTTCCAAAGGCATTGAATTGATGTACCTAATCGCAACAGATGTACCTATATTTATTATTGGTGATATTACTCGTCTGCGCCAAATTCTCTGGAATTTAATGAGTAATGCCATTAAATTTACCAAGGTCGGTGAAGTAATGGTGACAATCACAGCCAGGGAGATGGTTTCAACCTCTGGATGCTATGAGTTGCAATTTGCAGTTAGAGATACAGGTATTGGCATTCCGCGCGATCGCTTACATCGACTCTTTAAACCCTTCAGTCAAGTTGATGTTTCCATGACTCGACGCTATGGTGGCACAGGCTTAGGATTAGTCATCAGCAAACGGCTGTGCGAAATTATGGGGGGCAGAATGTGGGTAGATAGTCAACCAAATCAAGGTTCTACTTTCTATTTCACAGTTATTTTCCCAGTTGATTCGTCAGCTATTAATAGCTCCATCAGTACCGATCCTGAACTGCTCAATCAGCGGTTACTCTTAGCAGTCGATAACATCAATTTAAGACAATGCTTAACTTTGCGACTTCAAAGTTTAGGATTAGAAGTCCAAGTTGTGGAATCTAATACAGCAATGCTCCAACATCTAGAGCAAGAAAAACCCTTCGCTCTGGCTATTTTGGATATTGATAGTCCAGACTGGAACGCTCTTAACTTGCCGGCTAAAATTCGAGACATCCCTAAACAACGGGATTTACCCTTGGTAATGTTGAGTTATAAGGGCAAGCAAACCTTAGAAGTCAAACAGGTATCGGCTGAGTTTACAGCCTTTTTATATAAACCTGTACGTCAATACCAGCTATATCATACGCTGTTACACATTATTCAGGGTAGCTGGTTTACTAAGGTCATTAAGGACTCTACCGACTCTATCATTCCCTCTTATTCTCGGTTGTCTAAACCCGATCTCCCCACCATTGATACCAAATTATCCAAAAGCTTACCCCTGAAAATTCTGCTAGTTGAAGATGTGTTGATCAATCAAAAAATTGCCCTCCAGATGCTGAATCGCTTAGGTTATCGAGCAGATGTAGCTAATGATGGACATGAAGCTTTAGAAGCCTTGCAAAGGCAACTTTATGATGTGGTATTCATGGATATTCAGATGCCAGAAATGGATGGCTGGGAAACAACTCTGCGTATTCGTAGCGACTTTTCCCAGGATGCCCAACCTTGGATCATCGCTATGACTGCCCATGCTCGTCCAGAAGATCGCCAAGAATGCCTGAGTATTGGGATGAATGATTATATTAGTAAACCGATTAGTTTGGAAGGTCTGGAAGCAGTTCTCAAACAGTATGGTACTCAGCAGCATCAAGGCATAGAACCCGTTACAGATCAAGTATTAACTTCTTCTCAGGAGCAAACAGTCATTGACCACAGTATTCTGGAAGACTTGCGTAATATGGCTGGTAGTGAAGGCGATCGCTTGATTGCAGAATTAATCCAAGTTTACCTAGAAGATGCCCCAGCCAGAATTCAGGCAATTCAAGATGCTCTAACCTCTGAAAATATCACCAATCTCAAAAAAATGGCTCATGCCTTGCGATCGCCCAGTGTTAGTATTGGTGCAGTCAACTTGGGTAAAATTTGTGAAACTTTGGAAGATACTGCACAGCATCTATCATTAGCACAAATAACTGATTTAGTTAATCGCATAAAGAGCGAATATCAAAATGTTATCTCGGCCTTAGAAAGTTTTTAG
- a CDS encoding heme NO-binding domain-containing protein translates to MYGLVNKAIEEMICKYHGEDTWESIKQKADLEDIDFFIGMDAYSDDITYRLVAATSEVLGMEAEEILKAFGEYWVTYTAEEGYGELLDSAGDSLGEFMENLDNLHARVGLSFPQLRPPSFDCEHTDEKSMDLHYQSTRQGLAPMVIGLIHGLGKRFNTKVDVTQTSFREQGAPHDIFSVEYNDSLS, encoded by the coding sequence ATGTATGGTCTAGTTAACAAAGCGATTGAAGAGATGATTTGCAAATATCACGGTGAGGATACCTGGGAAAGCATCAAACAAAAAGCTGACCTTGAAGACATTGATTTTTTTATTGGCATGGATGCCTATTCTGACGATATTACCTATCGTTTAGTCGCCGCAACTTCTGAAGTTTTGGGCATGGAGGCAGAAGAAATACTGAAAGCCTTTGGAGAATACTGGGTGACATACACGGCCGAAGAAGGTTATGGGGAACTTTTAGATAGTGCTGGCGACTCTTTAGGGGAGTTTATGGAGAACCTTGACAATCTGCACGCACGAGTCGGTTTGAGTTTTCCCCAACTCCGTCCTCCATCCTTTGATTGTGAACACACCGATGAAAAATCTATGGATTTGCACTATCAATCTACTCGACAGGGTTTAGCCCCCATGGTAATTGGTTTAATCCACGGATTGGGAAAACGCTTTAATACAAAGGTGGATGTTACCCAAACTAGTTTTCGTGAGCAAGGTGCGCCTCACGATATTTTTTCTGTGGAATATAACGATTCATTGTCCTAA